Proteins co-encoded in one Variovorax terrae genomic window:
- a CDS encoding dihydrodipicolinate synthase family protein has product MKIQLPQQDGSLLDYRMKAQPIRPPAGAPAFSRTAYAASHVVIDPLATRDPWDSSPCVDWDATLAFREHLWSLGFKVAEAMDTAQRGMGLDWPVARELIQRSIRHARGIPGADLACGVGTDQLIVSEHTGLADVEAAYREQLAVVEAEGGRAILMASRSLARCARGPDDYLALYGRLLRDTSQPVILHWLGEMFDPALRGYWGSPDLSGALDTVAALIRENARHVEGIKVSLLDAKLELELRRRLPAGVKMYTGDDFNYAELMAGDASGYSHGLLGILDPIAPVAAAALGELAAGRAERFREILDPTVALSREIFRAPTRHYKAGVVFLAWLNGHQSHFSMVAGAQSARGAAHYAKVFELADQSGVLSDPDLARRRMASYLSVACGVN; this is encoded by the coding sequence ATGAAGATTCAACTCCCCCAGCAAGACGGCTCGCTCCTGGACTACCGCATGAAGGCGCAGCCGATCCGGCCGCCCGCCGGCGCGCCCGCCTTCAGCCGCACTGCCTACGCGGCCTCGCATGTGGTGATCGACCCGCTGGCCACCCGCGACCCCTGGGACAGCTCGCCGTGCGTGGACTGGGACGCCACCCTGGCCTTTCGCGAGCATCTGTGGTCGCTGGGCTTCAAGGTGGCGGAGGCCATGGACACGGCCCAGCGCGGCATGGGACTCGATTGGCCGGTGGCGCGCGAGCTGATCCAGCGCAGCATCCGCCATGCGCGCGGCATTCCCGGGGCTGACCTCGCCTGCGGCGTGGGCACGGACCAGTTGATCGTCAGCGAGCACACCGGCCTGGCCGACGTGGAGGCCGCCTACCGCGAGCAGCTTGCCGTCGTGGAGGCCGAGGGCGGCCGCGCGATCCTGATGGCGAGCCGGTCCCTGGCCCGCTGCGCCAGGGGCCCGGACGACTACCTGGCGCTGTACGGCCGGCTGCTGCGCGACACGTCGCAGCCCGTCATCCTGCACTGGCTGGGCGAGATGTTCGACCCCGCGCTGCGCGGCTACTGGGGCAGCCCGGACCTGTCCGGCGCGCTCGACACCGTGGCGGCGCTGATACGCGAGAACGCGCGGCATGTGGAAGGCATCAAGGTGTCCCTGCTCGACGCGAAGTTGGAACTGGAGCTGCGCCGGCGCCTGCCGGCCGGCGTCAAGATGTACACGGGCGACGATTTCAACTACGCCGAGCTGATGGCCGGCGATGCGTCGGGCTACTCGCACGGCCTGCTCGGCATCCTCGACCCGATTGCCCCGGTTGCCGCGGCCGCGCTGGGGGAGCTCGCCGCCGGCCGCGCGGAACGGTTCCGCGAGATCCTGGACCCCACGGTGGCCCTGTCGCGCGAGATCTTCCGCGCACCCACGCGCCACTACAAGGCCGGCGTCGTCTTTCTGGCCTGGCTCAATGGGCATCAATCGCACTTCTCGATGGTGGCCGGTGCGCAGTCGGCGCGCGGCGCGGCGCACTATGCCAAGGTCTTCGAGCTGGCCGACCAGAGCGGCGTGCTGAGCGACCCGGACTTGGCCCGCCGGCGCATGGCCTCGTATCTCAGCGTGGCTTGCGGCGTGAACTGA
- a CDS encoding MaoC family dehydratase translates to MNRFVEVGDAAVFEKTVGESDVYLFAGITGDLAPNHVNEAFMKTSQFGRRVAHGVLLVGFMSTASTLLVARALERGCGGTPVSLGYDRIRFLQPVFIGDTVKVAYRIVEVDPARQRSRSAITVTNQDGAVVAVAEHVLKWLARAEGPG, encoded by the coding sequence TTGAACCGCTTTGTCGAGGTGGGAGACGCCGCCGTCTTCGAGAAAACGGTGGGCGAGTCGGATGTCTATCTCTTTGCCGGCATCACGGGCGATCTCGCGCCCAACCATGTCAACGAGGCCTTCATGAAGACCTCGCAATTCGGCCGGCGCGTGGCCCACGGGGTCTTGCTGGTGGGCTTCATGTCGACCGCCTCGACCCTGCTCGTGGCGCGTGCGCTGGAGCGCGGCTGCGGCGGCACGCCAGTCTCGCTCGGCTACGACCGGATCCGTTTTCTCCAGCCCGTGTTCATCGGCGACACGGTCAAGGTGGCGTACCGGATCGTCGAGGTCGATCCGGCCCGGCAGCGTTCACGCTCGGCGATCACCGTCACCAACCAGGACGGCGCCGTGGTGGCGGTGGCCGAGCATGTGCTGAAGTGGCTGGCGCGTGCGGAAGGTCCGGGCTGA
- a CDS encoding class II glutamine amidotransferase — translation MCQLLGMNCNTPTDVMFSFTGFAERGGRTDHHADGWGIAFFEGKGLRHFVDHQPAFESPVAGLIRRYPIKSRNVIAHIRKATQGEVALENCHPFVRELWGRYWVFAHNGDLKDFHPRLHAGFQPVGTTDSERAFCWIMQELAKSHAGVPSVQELTLTLRELSARIAQHGTFNFLLSNGQALWAHASTHLCYVERRHPFNQAKLADEDVSIDFAQHTTPNDRVAVVVTAPLTTNETWTTFQPGELKVFVDGALQA, via the coding sequence ATGTGCCAGCTGCTCGGCATGAACTGCAACACCCCCACCGACGTGATGTTCAGCTTCACGGGCTTCGCCGAGCGCGGCGGCCGCACCGACCACCACGCCGACGGCTGGGGCATCGCCTTCTTCGAGGGCAAGGGCCTGCGCCATTTCGTGGACCACCAGCCGGCCTTCGAATCGCCGGTGGCCGGGTTGATCCGCCGCTATCCGATCAAGAGCCGCAACGTCATCGCCCACATCCGCAAGGCCACGCAAGGCGAAGTGGCGCTGGAGAACTGCCACCCGTTCGTGCGCGAGCTGTGGGGCCGCTACTGGGTGTTCGCGCACAACGGCGACCTGAAGGATTTCCACCCGCGCCTGCACGCAGGCTTCCAGCCGGTCGGCACCACCGACAGCGAGCGCGCGTTCTGCTGGATCATGCAGGAGCTGGCCAAGTCGCACGCAGGCGTGCCCAGCGTGCAGGAACTCACGCTCACGCTGCGCGAGCTGAGCGCGCGCATTGCGCAGCACGGCACCTTCAACTTCCTGCTGTCCAACGGCCAGGCGCTGTGGGCGCATGCCTCGACCCATCTCTGCTACGTGGAGCGCCGCCACCCGTTCAACCAGGCCAAGCTGGCGGACGAGGACGTGAGCATCGACTTCGCTCAGCACACCACGCCGAACGACCGCGTGGCCGTGGTGGTGACCGCGCCGCTCACCACCAACGAGACCTGGACCACGTTCCAGCCCGGCGAGCTCAAGGTGTTCGTGGACGGCGCGCTGCAGGCCTGA
- a CDS encoding MFS transporter has protein sequence MSSPTPSLNTLRERYGPRYRWLLLLSVMVGTMASIMSSTIVNVAIPDMSHHFTIGQERAQWVSSGFMVAMTVSMLTTPWLLARYGYRRTYVGTMLLLLAGGIVGGLSNQFSLVLVARVAEGLAAGVVQPIPAIIILRAFDSHEQGRASGIFGMGVVLAPAIGPSIGGVLVDLFGWRSIFFMVVPFCLASLWLAYKFVPVTAPGGVPARRDGAALDWRGLLLGTVGTLCLLNGLVALRGGTVLEAVLLLSGAAAALVAFIGWQRRLQRHGGSPLMNLALFGHRQFAMGSMVAVIYGTALFGSTYLLPVYMQTALKLSASHVGTILLPSGFVLAAAIAIVGRLADRQPTYLLVSIGLALLAASFALMTTVDLHSALWVLVAWAILGRIGLGFILPSLNLGSMRGLHKDLIPQGASAINFVRMLGGAAGVSLCAIVLEWRLAAHGDSLANSATSPERLAAFNESFLMLAALCALALVAAWQLRENTGRRPVRVKE, from the coding sequence ATGTCCTCCCCCACCCCGTCGCTGAACACCCTGCGCGAGCGCTACGGCCCGCGCTACCGTTGGCTGCTGCTGCTCTCGGTCATGGTCGGCACCATGGCGTCCATCATGTCGTCCACCATCGTCAACGTGGCGATCCCCGACATGAGCCACCACTTCACCATCGGCCAGGAGCGCGCCCAGTGGGTCAGCTCGGGCTTCATGGTGGCGATGACGGTGTCCATGCTCACCACGCCCTGGCTGCTGGCGCGCTACGGCTACCGGCGCACCTATGTCGGCACCATGCTGCTGTTGCTGGCCGGCGGCATCGTGGGCGGGCTGTCCAACCAGTTCAGCCTGGTGCTGGTGGCGCGCGTGGCCGAGGGGCTGGCCGCGGGCGTGGTGCAGCCGATCCCGGCCATCATCATCCTGCGGGCCTTCGACTCGCACGAGCAGGGCCGCGCCAGCGGCATCTTCGGCATGGGCGTGGTGCTGGCGCCGGCCATCGGGCCCAGCATCGGCGGCGTGTTGGTGGACCTGTTCGGCTGGCGCTCGATCTTCTTCATGGTGGTGCCGTTCTGCCTGGCCTCGCTGTGGCTGGCCTACAAGTTCGTGCCGGTCACCGCGCCCGGCGGCGTGCCGGCCCGGCGCGACGGCGCGGCGCTGGACTGGCGCGGCCTGCTGCTGGGCACGGTGGGCACGCTGTGCCTGCTCAACGGGCTGGTGGCGCTGCGCGGCGGCACGGTGCTGGAGGCCGTGCTGCTGCTGTCGGGCGCGGCGGCGGCGCTGGTCGCCTTCATCGGGTGGCAACGGCGCCTGCAGCGCCACGGCGGCAGCCCGCTGATGAACCTCGCGCTGTTCGGCCACCGCCAGTTCGCCATGGGCAGCATGGTGGCCGTGATCTACGGCACGGCGCTGTTCGGCTCCACCTACCTGCTGCCGGTCTACATGCAGACGGCGCTCAAGCTCTCTGCCTCGCACGTGGGCACCATCCTGCTGCCCTCGGGCTTCGTGCTGGCCGCCGCCATCGCCATCGTCGGCCGGCTGGCCGACCGCCAGCCGACCTACCTGCTGGTGAGCATCGGGCTGGCCCTGCTGGCGGCCTCGTTCGCGCTGATGACCACGGTAGACCTGCACTCGGCGCTGTGGGTGCTGGTGGCCTGGGCCATCCTGGGGCGCATCGGGCTGGGCTTCATCCTGCCCTCGCTGAACCTCGGCTCGATGCGCGGGCTGCACAAGGACCTGATCCCGCAGGGCGCCAGCGCCATCAACTTCGTACGCATGCTGGGCGGCGCCGCGGGCGTGAGCCTGTGCGCCATCGTGCTCGAGTGGCGGCTGGCCGCGCATGGCGATTCGCTGGCCAACAGCGCCACCAGCCCCGAGCGGCTGGCCGCGTTCAACGAATCCTTTCTGATGCTTGCGGCCCTGTGCGCGCTGGCCCTGGTGGCCGCCTGGCAGCTGCGCGAGAACACGGGCCGCCGTCCCGTCCGGGTCAAGGAGTGA
- a CDS encoding tyrosine-type recombinase/integrase translates to MAKIKLTKTAVEAAQPQAKDVELRDTVVPGFLCKITPAGRRVFMLQYRTNSGQPRKPSLGLYGELTVEQARVKAQDWLAEVRRGGDPGGAKAEARKAPTMAELCKKFMEGYSKKRNKPSTQDGYQGVIDRNIIPLLGRKKVHDVKRPDIAGLMEKLAYKPTEANKTFGVLRKMFNLAEVWGFRPDGTNPCRHVPMYPPGRETRLIVDEEMVRIFRHLEKLEAEGLENYVIPLAIRLQFEFAARRSEICPLEWSWLDFENRRVVWPDSKVGGISKPMSEEAYRLLSTAPRREGCPYVLPSPNDSTKHLTFGEHYGGWCRVLKAAGVPHVGTHGIRHRSTTDIANSGVPTKVGMKLTGHKTVAMFMHYVHTEDKPVRDAAELVATRRQTITGARLQQPQEATA, encoded by the coding sequence ATGGCAAAGATCAAGCTCACCAAGACCGCCGTGGAGGCGGCCCAGCCCCAAGCCAAGGATGTTGAACTGCGGGATACCGTGGTGCCCGGCTTCCTGTGCAAGATTACCCCGGCGGGCCGCCGGGTGTTCATGCTCCAGTACCGCACGAACTCCGGCCAGCCCCGCAAGCCCTCGCTGGGGCTGTACGGGGAGCTGACCGTCGAACAGGCACGAGTTAAGGCACAGGACTGGCTGGCCGAGGTTCGCCGGGGTGGCGACCCCGGCGGCGCCAAGGCCGAGGCGCGCAAGGCACCCACGATGGCCGAGTTGTGCAAGAAATTCATGGAGGGCTACTCCAAGAAGCGCAACAAGCCCAGCACGCAGGACGGCTATCAGGGCGTCATCGACCGCAACATCATCCCGCTGCTGGGCCGCAAGAAGGTGCATGACGTGAAGCGGCCCGACATTGCCGGGCTGATGGAGAAGCTGGCCTACAAGCCGACCGAGGCGAACAAGACCTTCGGCGTGCTGCGCAAGATGTTCAACCTGGCCGAAGTGTGGGGCTTCCGCCCGGACGGCACGAATCCGTGCCGCCACGTCCCGATGTACCCGCCGGGCAGGGAAACCCGGCTCATCGTGGACGAGGAAATGGTGCGGATCTTCCGCCATCTGGAGAAGCTGGAGGCGGAAGGGCTGGAGAATTACGTCATCCCGCTGGCGATCCGGCTGCAATTCGAGTTTGCTGCCCGGCGCTCCGAAATCTGCCCGCTCGAATGGAGCTGGCTGGACTTCGAGAACCGGCGCGTGGTGTGGCCCGACAGCAAGGTCGGCGGCATTTCCAAGCCCATGAGCGAGGAAGCCTATCGGCTGCTTTCGACGGCGCCGCGCCGGGAGGGCTGCCCCTATGTCCTGCCATCGCCCAACGACTCGACCAAGCACCTGACCTTTGGCGAGCACTATGGCGGCTGGTGCCGGGTGCTCAAAGCCGCCGGCGTCCCGCACGTCGGCACGCATGGTATCCGCCATCGCTCGACCACCGACATTGCCAATTCGGGTGTGCCGACCAAAGTGGGCATGAAGCTGACGGGGCACAAGACCGTGGCGATGTTCATGCACTATGTCCATACCGAGGACAAACCCGTGCGCGATGCGGCGGAGCTAGTAGCGACCCGGCGGCAGACCATTACCGGGGCGCGGCTGCAGCAGCCCCAGGAGGCCACGGCATGA
- a CDS encoding PDDEXK nuclease domain-containing protein, with translation MNARTPKAKGAALPAGYAGIHGGIVELLDAARQAAARSVNALMTASYWEIGRRIVEAEQQGKRRAGYGEQLIARLSADLTARFGRGFSPDNLENMRRFFAAYPRPVISEALSRKSGDGLPAEKSETVSRKFALGELAQVFTLPWSAYVRLLSVKDEYARRFYEAEALRGGWSVRQLDRQIGSQFYERTALSKDKAAMLVKGAAPRPEDAVRPDDAIKDPYVLEFLNLKDEYSESDLEAALIQRLEDFLLELGEGFTFVGRQRRLRIDQTWYRVDLLFFHRRLRCLVIIDLKLGSLTHADVGQMHMYCNYAKEHWAYPDENPPVGLILCADKGHALARYALEGLPTKVMAANYRTVLPDAELLQKELETTRRLLESRAAKQPRKLPQ, from the coding sequence ATGAATGCCCGGACGCCCAAGGCAAAAGGCGCTGCCTTGCCTGCCGGCTACGCCGGCATCCACGGCGGCATCGTGGAACTGCTCGATGCCGCCCGCCAGGCGGCGGCGCGCAGCGTCAATGCACTGATGACGGCCAGCTATTGGGAGATTGGCCGCCGCATCGTGGAGGCAGAGCAACAGGGCAAGCGGCGCGCAGGGTACGGCGAACAGTTGATTGCCCGGCTGTCCGCCGACCTGACCGCGCGCTTCGGGCGCGGGTTCAGCCCGGACAACCTGGAGAACATGCGGCGGTTCTTCGCCGCCTATCCCCGGCCGGTGATTTCCGAGGCACTGTCTCGGAAATCGGGGGACGGGCTGCCCGCCGAGAAATCCGAGACAGTGTCTCGGAAATTCGCCCTGGGCGAGCTGGCGCAGGTGTTCACGCTGCCGTGGTCGGCCTACGTGCGGCTGCTGTCGGTCAAGGACGAGTACGCCCGCCGCTTCTACGAAGCCGAGGCGTTGCGCGGCGGCTGGAGCGTGCGCCAGCTTGATCGGCAGATCGGCAGCCAGTTCTACGAGCGCACCGCCTTGTCGAAGGACAAGGCGGCGATGCTGGTCAAGGGCGCTGCGCCCAGGCCGGAGGATGCCGTCAGGCCGGACGATGCGATCAAAGACCCGTATGTGCTGGAGTTCCTGAACCTCAAGGACGAGTATTCGGAATCCGACCTCGAAGCGGCCCTGATCCAGCGGCTGGAGGATTTTCTGCTGGAGCTGGGCGAAGGGTTTACCTTCGTCGGGCGGCAGCGGCGCTTGCGCATCGACCAGACGTGGTATCGGGTGGATCTGCTGTTCTTCCACCGGCGGCTGCGCTGCCTGGTCATCATCGACTTGAAGTTGGGCAGCCTGACCCATGCGGACGTGGGACAGATGCACATGTATTGCAACTACGCCAAAGAGCATTGGGCCTATCCCGATGAAAACCCGCCCGTGGGTTTGATCCTCTGCGCCGACAAGGGCCATGCCCTGGCGCGGTATGCCTTGGAGGGCTTGCCGACGAAGGTGATGGCGGCGAACTACCGCACCGTGCTGCCGGATGCCGAGCTGTTGCAGAAAGAACTGGAAACCACGCGGCGACTGCTGGAGTCGCGTGCGGCGAAGCAGCCCAGGAAGCTCCCGCAATAG
- the radC gene encoding RadC family protein, with product MSQLTLSLDTPLMVRDGRGRYRPADADQILEAARQVIEQKMQRGEAFTSPEAVKDYLRAKLAGFEHEVFAVLFLDTRHRLIDYVEMFHGTIDAAEVHPREVVKQALRLNAAAVIVSHNHPSGNPEPSAADRALTQRLRESLGLVDVRVLDHIIVAGNATASFAERGLI from the coding sequence ATGTCGCAACTGACTCTCTCTCTCGATACCCCGCTGATGGTGCGCGATGGCCGTGGGCGCTATCGGCCGGCGGACGCTGACCAGATTCTGGAAGCCGCGCGTCAGGTCATCGAACAGAAGATGCAGCGTGGCGAGGCGTTCACTTCGCCGGAAGCGGTGAAGGACTACCTGCGCGCCAAACTGGCCGGCTTCGAGCACGAAGTCTTCGCGGTGTTGTTCCTCGATACCCGCCATCGGCTGATCGACTACGTGGAGATGTTCCACGGCACGATCGACGCCGCCGAGGTGCATCCGCGTGAGGTCGTCAAGCAGGCGCTTCGGCTCAACGCGGCGGCGGTCATTGTTTCGCACAACCATCCGAGCGGGAACCCCGAGCCAAGCGCGGCTGACCGGGCGCTGACCCAACGGCTCAGGGAATCGCTGGGTCTGGTGGACGTGCGCGTGCTCGATCACATCATCGTCGCTGGCAACGCAACGGCATCATTCGCCGAGCGTGGGCTGATCTAG
- a CDS encoding ATP-binding protein, whose amino-acid sequence MATALPVCRTARQAERAGPKLEAGPKASVMRKAGEASRAKDERLANLEQRDPRSGDAMGLFVYHLFCKQMLPRQNKEVPRMIVCINRLKQFGIFNDFNGTKIQKFGRYNLVYGWNGTGKSTLSNLFSCFELRSMVPRFSAGQFSVVLEDGSTITEATLPSSQLNIHVFNQRFVHENIDWDKSVKSILLIAKEKIDELQKLEKLKGELQSKKKAHDDKQSDIKKQREALEKFLTNAAKKMKLGLQAIDTSDSYYLNYDRRKLANFIQNNGEAIVKVESVLPDEKVIDLTNAAKPDQLPSINFSSTAIEPDYFKKAAGRIRDLIGTTAVNQAVQRLTDNPDIRDWVQTGLEIHKNHDSQSCEFCGSPLTQLRAEALAAHFSKEFTEFQNRLQNAATWIESQGAPANQLPAAAEFYKELSAEAEKLQKEYASAAEKIDQQMEGWREALKAKITDPGKTDIQIADVVEDDVTNFNEILKSIAALVGKHNNKTSNFKFETSKSKVALELHFAAAEVQEFDYAGSEKKCNDLESEAKTDYKEIEKLGQEVGAIEALLSNETVGAKEFNDILHRFIGRSELCLSFNQKKKGYEIIRNGVGEHDGNLSEGEKTAIAFVYFITKLKENGNNIKDTIVVVDDPVSSFDSNHLFHAYSFLRTQCAEAKQLFVLTHNFTYFKLVRDWFTGTNRNRVAKGKAENCFFYRLDAPPGSPRHSLLVDADDSLKNYGSEYHYIFKKLYEYRAHTTLNRDEAFLTANLARKLVESFFTFKYPKRRSDISQLMDVGLKDCTITTPELKEKIYRFINKYSHSDVIEITEESAENLAGESHSVIGHIFQWLEEVDKKHYDEMIQVATA is encoded by the coding sequence ATGGCAACGGCCCTCCCTGTGTGCCGAACCGCACGGCAAGCGGAGCGCGCAGGCCCGAAGCTGGAAGCCGGGCCGAAGGCGTCAGTGATGCGGAAGGCTGGCGAAGCCAGTCGCGCCAAGGATGAGCGACTAGCGAACCTGGAGCAGCGCGATCCGCGAAGCGGAGACGCAATGGGACTCTTCGTTTACCATTTGTTTTGCAAGCAAATGTTGCCAAGGCAGAACAAGGAGGTCCCAAGAATGATCGTCTGCATTAACCGTCTCAAGCAGTTCGGTATCTTCAATGATTTCAATGGGACGAAGATCCAGAAGTTCGGCCGGTACAACCTGGTCTATGGCTGGAATGGAACAGGCAAGTCAACCCTATCGAATCTATTCTCTTGCTTTGAGCTTCGTTCGATGGTTCCTCGCTTCAGTGCGGGCCAGTTTTCAGTCGTTTTGGAGGACGGCTCAACGATTACGGAGGCGACTCTCCCTTCATCCCAACTGAATATTCACGTTTTTAATCAACGCTTCGTGCACGAGAATATTGATTGGGATAAGTCTGTAAAAAGCATCCTTCTCATTGCAAAAGAGAAGATTGATGAGTTGCAGAAGCTGGAGAAGCTAAAAGGCGAGCTTCAGTCGAAAAAGAAGGCTCACGACGATAAGCAAAGCGATATCAAAAAGCAGCGTGAGGCATTGGAGAAATTTCTGACCAATGCTGCCAAGAAAATGAAGCTAGGACTTCAGGCGATTGATACGAGCGACAGCTACTACTTGAATTACGACCGCCGTAAGCTCGCCAATTTCATTCAGAATAACGGCGAGGCTATTGTCAAGGTTGAGTCGGTTCTTCCAGATGAGAAGGTTATCGACCTTACGAATGCCGCCAAGCCAGATCAGCTTCCAAGCATCAATTTCTCCTCAACGGCCATTGAGCCGGATTACTTTAAGAAGGCGGCGGGCCGCATCAGAGACTTGATTGGGACTACAGCGGTCAATCAAGCTGTCCAGCGACTGACTGATAACCCGGATATCCGCGACTGGGTTCAAACCGGCTTGGAAATCCATAAAAACCATGACTCGCAATCCTGCGAGTTCTGCGGCTCTCCGCTCACCCAACTTCGTGCCGAGGCACTTGCTGCCCACTTCAGTAAAGAGTTCACAGAGTTCCAAAACCGGCTTCAGAACGCCGCAACTTGGATTGAGTCTCAAGGCGCTCCAGCCAATCAGTTGCCCGCAGCGGCCGAGTTCTATAAAGAACTATCTGCCGAGGCGGAGAAGCTCCAGAAGGAATACGCATCGGCTGCTGAGAAAATCGACCAGCAAATGGAAGGATGGCGGGAAGCGCTGAAAGCTAAAATTACAGACCCCGGAAAGACAGATATTCAGATCGCAGATGTGGTTGAAGACGATGTCACGAATTTCAATGAGATCCTGAAGTCGATTGCTGCGCTCGTCGGAAAGCACAACAATAAGACTTCAAACTTCAAATTCGAGACCTCAAAAAGCAAGGTGGCACTGGAGCTCCACTTTGCGGCGGCTGAGGTGCAAGAATTTGACTATGCGGGAAGTGAGAAGAAATGCAATGATCTTGAGTCAGAAGCAAAGACTGACTACAAGGAAATTGAAAAACTTGGTCAAGAGGTGGGAGCCATAGAGGCGCTGCTCTCAAATGAAACAGTTGGGGCGAAGGAGTTCAATGACATCTTGCATCGCTTCATCGGCCGATCTGAGCTTTGCCTGAGCTTTAATCAGAAGAAGAAAGGCTATGAGATCATCAGAAACGGTGTGGGTGAGCATGATGGGAATTTGAGCGAAGGTGAGAAGACCGCGATTGCATTTGTCTACTTCATCACAAAGCTCAAAGAAAACGGAAACAACATTAAGGACACAATTGTCGTCGTTGATGACCCGGTTTCAAGCTTTGATTCAAATCACTTGTTTCATGCCTATTCGTTCCTGAGAACTCAATGCGCTGAAGCCAAACAACTTTTTGTACTGACCCACAACTTCACGTACTTCAAGCTAGTGAGAGACTGGTTCACGGGAACCAATAGAAACCGAGTTGCCAAAGGCAAGGCCGAGAATTGCTTCTTTTATCGCTTGGATGCACCGCCTGGCTCCCCCCGCCACTCCCTACTTGTGGATGCCGACGACTCTCTGAAGAATTACGGTTCAGAGTACCACTATATTTTCAAGAAGCTCTATGAATACAGGGCGCATACGACTCTTAACCGGGACGAAGCATTCTTGACGGCGAACCTTGCGCGCAAGCTCGTTGAATCGTTCTTTACCTTCAAATATCCAAAGCGGAGAAGCGACATCAGTCAATTAATGGATGTTGGCCTGAAAGACTGCACCATCACGACGCCGGAACTAAAGGAGAAGATCTACCGTTTTATCAACAAATACTCGCACAGCGATGTAATTGAAATAACCGAGGAATCGGCAGAAAACTTGGCGGGCGAAAGTCATAGCGTTATCGGACACATCTTTCAGTGGCTAGAAGAAGTGGACAAGAAACATTACGACGAAATGATTCAGGTTGCGACTGCCTGA
- a CDS encoding DUF932 domain-containing protein, whose amino-acid sequence MQLASRFASRSPVLRSERPLSDDQIRAVAPSIFAEAPHESRSERYSYIPTATVLQELRGEGFEPFMVTQTRVRHDDRRDYTKHMIRLRHASQINGREANEIILLNSHDGTSSYQMLAGMFRFVCSNGLVCGDTVADVRVPHKGDVAAQVIEGAYEVLHGFDRAQESRDAMRAITLDAGESEVFARAALALKYDEATPAPITESQILMPRRHDDDRRDLWSVFNRTQENLTKGGLSARAANGRRQTTRPVQGIDQSVRLNRALWLLADGLRQLKA is encoded by the coding sequence ATGCAACTCGCATCCCGCTTCGCTTCCCGTTCCCCGGTGCTGCGTTCGGAACGTCCCTTGTCCGACGACCAAATCCGCGCCGTGGCCCCGTCTATCTTCGCGGAAGCCCCGCACGAAAGCCGCTCCGAGCGGTACAGCTACATCCCCACCGCGACCGTGCTGCAAGAACTGCGCGGGGAAGGCTTTGAGCCTTTCATGGTGACGCAAACCCGCGTGCGCCACGACGACCGCCGCGACTACACCAAGCACATGATCCGGCTGCGCCACGCCAGCCAGATCAACGGCCGCGAGGCCAACGAAATCATCCTGCTGAACTCCCATGACGGCACCAGCAGCTATCAGATGCTGGCCGGGATGTTCCGCTTCGTTTGCAGCAATGGCCTTGTCTGCGGCGACACCGTGGCCGACGTGCGCGTGCCGCACAAGGGCGACGTGGCGGCGCAGGTGATCGAAGGCGCTTACGAAGTCCTGCACGGCTTCGACCGAGCGCAGGAATCCCGCGATGCCATGCGCGCCATCACGCTCGACGCCGGGGAATCGGAAGTGTTCGCCCGCGCTGCGCTGGCGTTGAAGTACGACGAGGCCACGCCCGCGCCCATCACGGAATCGCAAATCCTGATGCCGCGCCGCCATGACGACGACCGCCGCGACCTGTGGAGCGTGTTCAACCGCACGCAGGAGAACTTGACCAAAGGCGGCCTGTCCGCCCGCGCCGCGAATGGCCGCCGCCAGACCACCCGGCCCGTGCAGGGCATCGACCAAAGCGTGCGCCTGAACCGCGCCCTGTGGCTGCTGGCCGATGGCCTGCGCCAGTTGAAAGCCTGA